A region of Fibrobacter succinogenes subsp. succinogenes S85 DNA encodes the following proteins:
- a CDS encoding family 43 glycosylhydrolase has translation MFGLREIFKKATFAVSAVTIASLGTEAQAQTIQNDVFWKDTSGNFIYSQGGGVLQVGDTFYWYGVKYNGAVTYAANPTKKNSDTGFSGVTCYSSKDLVNWKFEGIVLKPDQAAGGWFGRIGVVYNAKTQKYVLAGQGGSPNWQFGEYFATSSSPTGPFKFARVQPESEMTFFVNNNTGDQTLFLDDDGKAYVIASNVKGRTNLYVAPLRESDFLAIDGSKTVNIHKSRVGGREGNAMFKYNGVYYFCSSDLHGWNTSQTYCMSAKNILGPYSEEFVLEGTQHDFSHVTQTGFFIQVKGTKGSFVVNAGDRWSDFAGNGLGYNQWLPISFETGKPVFHSLSQWNINAKEGTWSVGDGNNYCLNPTFEADRVSQTSLTGWKLAKASSADINSTSKKRTGRWGLYLTGSNTISQTLTVPNGKYKLTAYVQSRGGQKTAKIFAKDFGASEVNADISAASSNWKQKSVAEFEVKNGKVTIGFSIDGESDKWIAIDDIELVKTSKSVATPTTDPIPVTPVEPPKDMDVVSKDSVVYEAEKGFIAEGVTETTHAGFSGESYVNLDNSKSSYLKIAVWNSEAGKRNLKVTYANGGKNARPISVSVNDTVQIESLDLDVTGEWTDWKSKEFSLTLPAGKSIVTFKSLTDEGAPNIDKVEFVKTEENKDSSDVKSQEKTIGIAQRITPHHDVNMHKNSRYFYVNGRSMNTLQRKASRIRVYSK, from the coding sequence ATGTTTGGATTGAGAGAAATCTTCAAAAAAGCGACTTTTGCCGTGAGTGCCGTGACTATCGCGAGCCTTGGAACAGAGGCTCAGGCACAAACGATTCAGAACGATGTATTCTGGAAAGATACAAGCGGGAATTTCATTTACTCGCAAGGCGGCGGAGTTCTCCAAGTGGGCGATACTTTCTATTGGTACGGAGTCAAATACAATGGCGCCGTCACATATGCTGCAAACCCGACAAAAAAGAATAGCGATACCGGCTTTTCGGGAGTTACTTGCTACTCCTCGAAGGATCTAGTGAATTGGAAGTTCGAAGGCATCGTACTAAAACCCGATCAGGCTGCAGGCGGTTGGTTTGGACGCATCGGCGTGGTGTATAACGCCAAGACCCAAAAGTACGTACTTGCGGGGCAAGGCGGAAGCCCAAACTGGCAATTTGGCGAATATTTTGCCACGAGTAGCTCCCCCACAGGGCCATTCAAATTCGCTCGTGTACAACCCGAAAGCGAGATGACATTCTTCGTAAACAACAACACGGGTGACCAAACACTCTTCCTGGATGACGATGGAAAAGCGTACGTGATAGCTTCAAATGTAAAGGGACGCACGAACCTTTATGTGGCACCGCTCCGCGAATCCGATTTTCTTGCAATTGACGGTTCCAAGACAGTAAACATCCACAAAAGTCGAGTAGGCGGCCGCGAAGGTAACGCCATGTTCAAGTACAACGGCGTATATTATTTCTGCTCGTCGGATTTGCACGGATGGAACACCTCGCAAACTTACTGCATGTCCGCAAAAAATATCCTCGGTCCCTATAGCGAAGAATTTGTTCTTGAAGGAACGCAACATGACTTTAGCCATGTAACACAGACGGGTTTCTTTATCCAAGTGAAGGGAACCAAGGGGTCGTTCGTGGTTAATGCAGGCGACCGTTGGAGCGATTTTGCAGGAAACGGACTTGGATACAACCAGTGGCTACCAATTTCGTTTGAAACAGGTAAACCAGTATTTCATTCTCTAAGTCAATGGAATATTAACGCCAAAGAAGGAACATGGAGCGTTGGCGACGGCAACAACTATTGTCTGAACCCAACGTTTGAAGCGGATCGCGTTTCGCAGACATCGCTCACAGGGTGGAAACTTGCAAAAGCTTCTTCAGCAGACATCAATTCGACATCTAAGAAAAGAACAGGGCGCTGGGGACTTTATCTGACAGGTTCCAACACCATTTCGCAGACATTGACAGTACCTAACGGCAAGTATAAATTGACTGCGTATGTACAAAGTAGAGGCGGTCAAAAGACTGCAAAAATCTTTGCGAAGGACTTTGGCGCAAGCGAAGTAAATGCAGATATTTCAGCGGCATCGTCAAATTGGAAACAGAAAAGCGTCGCCGAGTTTGAAGTCAAAAACGGCAAGGTGACGATTGGATTTTCGATTGATGGCGAAAGCGACAAGTGGATTGCCATCGACGACATTGAACTTGTGAAAACATCAAAGAGTGTAGCGACCCCAACAACCGATCCGATACCGGTCACACCTGTTGAACCGCCCAAGGATATGGATGTGGTAAGCAAGGATTCCGTAGTCTATGAAGCGGAAAAGGGATTTATCGCAGAAGGTGTTACCGAAACTACCCATGCGGGATTTTCAGGCGAATCTTATGTGAATTTGGACAACAGCAAGAGTTCTTACTTGAAAATTGCCGTATGGAATAGCGAAGCAGGTAAACGTAATTTGAAGGTGACTTACGCAAATGGCGGGAAGAACGCAAGACCCATAAGCGTTTCTGTGAACGACACCGTACAAATCGAAAGCCTAGACTTAGATGTTACTGGCGAATGGACTGATTGGAAATCTAAGGAATTTTCCCTCACACTCCCTGCTGGGAAAAGTATTGTTACGTTCAAGTCTCTTACAGACGAAGGCGCTCCGAATATTGACAAAGTTGAATTTGTGAAAACCGAAGAAAATAAAGATTCTTCCGATGTCAAATCGCAAGAGAAAACAATAGGCATTGCACAAAGAATTACACCACACCATGATGTAAACATGCACAAAAACAGCAGGTACTTTTACGTGAACGGAAGAAGTATGAATACGCTACAACGTAAAGCTTCCAGAATTAGAGTGTATTCAAAATAA
- a CDS encoding right-handed parallel beta-helix repeat-containing protein has translation MKSKWLIEAGIAFCAAQAFGSVYYVAPNGNDKNAGTKDKPFASLNKANAVVNAGDTVWIRGGTYLHTDTNYVKNDNMFAGIHLTKSGSSDNKRIHYLAYPGEKPVIDFSKMPIANGSNNIRYTSGILIQAQYLHLKGLEVKNVPMKGESNVGVYVSRSKHIFLELIDSHHNGGSGFFVNEKGSGSGGGHLFLNCDSHDNYDPNGRQGDGQNADGFGVHYQTGGDTTKFIGCRAWWNSDDGWDFISQEFPVVIENSWAMGHGYSNYGTGKPKDGNGNGFKAGSSKTGIRHTIRNCVAWKNKAAGFYANHSSGGNDWINNTAYMNGNGFNMWASTWDANRNRTDGVVLKGSKAHVMKNNIAFPNKTSYIGGNYAAGEYNTWNLNITPKESDFLSVSDPSMTVTGRELGPLGGALGPRKADGSLPDVDFLKLAPKSQMIDKGVKAGLPYTGKAPDLGAYEYGATSNSSVVKSSSSAATVQSSSSSTEAVSSSSISESSSSVASSSSSEVRTESSSSITTSITMKLSRETMVLGNASIFDLQGRYLGNLQAEQLRDGDIAKAIRAKFGKPGVYLVKQEKKMIRILTK, from the coding sequence ATGAAGTCGAAATGGTTGATTGAGGCTGGGATCGCGTTTTGTGCGGCCCAAGCGTTCGGCAGCGTATATTACGTAGCTCCGAACGGAAACGACAAAAATGCAGGCACGAAGGATAAGCCATTCGCGTCTTTGAATAAGGCGAATGCAGTAGTGAATGCGGGCGATACCGTTTGGATTCGCGGCGGAACCTACCTGCATACGGACACGAACTATGTGAAAAATGACAACATGTTTGCGGGCATTCACCTGACCAAGAGCGGCTCAAGTGACAACAAGCGCATTCATTACCTCGCGTACCCGGGCGAAAAGCCGGTCATTGACTTCAGCAAGATGCCGATTGCCAACGGTTCGAACAACATAAGATACACTTCGGGTATCCTCATTCAGGCGCAGTACTTGCACTTGAAGGGGCTCGAAGTCAAGAATGTTCCCATGAAGGGCGAATCAAATGTGGGCGTGTACGTGTCCCGCAGTAAGCATATCTTCTTGGAACTGATCGATAGCCACCACAACGGCGGTTCGGGATTCTTCGTGAACGAGAAGGGCTCGGGAAGCGGCGGCGGACATTTGTTCTTGAACTGCGACAGTCACGACAACTACGACCCCAACGGGCGCCAAGGTGATGGACAAAATGCCGACGGCTTTGGCGTGCACTACCAGACTGGTGGCGATACGACAAAGTTCATCGGTTGCCGTGCCTGGTGGAACAGCGACGACGGCTGGGACTTTATTAGTCAGGAATTCCCGGTAGTCATCGAGAACAGCTGGGCGATGGGCCACGGCTACAGCAACTACGGTACTGGCAAGCCGAAGGATGGCAACGGAAATGGCTTCAAGGCAGGGAGCAGCAAGACGGGTATCCGCCACACCATCCGTAACTGCGTTGCATGGAAAAACAAGGCGGCGGGCTTTTACGCCAACCACAGCAGCGGCGGAAACGATTGGATCAACAACACTGCATACATGAACGGCAATGGATTCAATATGTGGGCAAGTACCTGGGACGCAAACAGGAACCGCACCGACGGCGTTGTGCTCAAGGGCAGCAAGGCTCATGTGATGAAGAATAATATAGCCTTCCCGAACAAGACCTCTTACATTGGCGGGAATTACGCTGCAGGCGAATACAACACCTGGAATCTGAACATCACACCGAAGGAATCGGATTTTTTAAGCGTGTCGGATCCGAGTATGACCGTGACAGGGCGAGAACTTGGTCCTCTCGGCGGTGCACTTGGTCCCCGCAAAGCGGACGGAAGTCTCCCCGATGTCGATTTCCTGAAACTTGCGCCAAAAAGCCAGATGATTGACAAGGGTGTTAAAGCGGGTTTACCCTATACTGGGAAAGCTCCGGATTTGGGTGCGTACGAGTACGGCGCGACTTCAAACAGTTCAGTTGTCAAATCAAGTTCCTCAGCAGCCACCGTCCAAAGCAGTAGTTCGTCCACAGAAGCCGTTTCAAGCAGCTCTATAAGCGAGTCAAGTAGCTCCGTTGCATCATCAAGTTCATCGGAAGTGCGCACGGAAAGTTCTTCTAGCATCACCACTTCCATTACAATGAAATTGAGCCGCGAAACAATGGTATTAGGAAACGCAAGCATCTTCGATTTGCAAGGAAGATACTTGGGTAACTTGCAAGCAGAACAGCTTCGCGATGGCGATATCGCAAAAGCTATTCGTGCTAAATTCGGCAAGCCCGGAGTTTACCTTGTAAAACAAGAAAAGAAAATGATAAGAATTCTCACAAAATAA
- a CDS encoding Ig-like domain-containing protein gives MKGFGHIALASVVSIFGISAVHAADAAAKIQASEVVTLPSDAAYGGGDKIGSQLIAATYNAGKGPGIWIVADGGYRLYHNGSLLAEDNQAGRVRFIPMTFLPGENAISVVSVNGKGAPGVLVQIDDLDKSYYSGSGWKSKPVVSNNSWKNKGRDLSQWGGATTLSYANNKLPSGSALENFATNTQAKWIWTSDESDPTAVLLFTFNVKAEGFGVTTTGGDAGKVVIASDSASIRKYLQNNDAVTILVPEGTYDFRQMRNAVTEANKQGRTWCRTTCGETNRVTGKTNKFYRIAFEKNSCASLGESGLEIVKESDNLQAWSNWITTKPNKSLVGMGRGANLRGASIAVRSNEGSGNHIYRNLAIYDVNPHLIEGGDGLETVGTASKHVDKFWADHISYKWISDGMDMEFVDNATISYLDFDGANEYNCWGTDPYMALVEDAHLTYANNYWHNTYGRVPKVTGESNGSQVHLYNQYVDYNRFFVAGANGHSANAKAYVRYENSYIDNGQGYLAEWGDNGYVYFSGVTFGNGTKQQHRYNGTVKSGVPQAETFNPSYSFEKRNVADLPKEIPNLSGVGGRYGKMPEYNQGFGQSNKAASVTLTAPAAGAKITANADVTLKADAKDNDGSVKSVAFYVGNTLVGTSTTAPYQVTAKNLAAGTHSAVAVVTDNSGLTWMSEYVTFTVEGAAESSSSTVAESSSSEVSSSSVAESSSSATPASSSSEGTIGIASPMQRATEAEAGFYRIFDIQGRPLYSGNSKPAKMPTAHVIVIEYSKTGKTLRHYIQ, from the coding sequence ATGAAAGGTTTTGGTCACATCGCTCTTGCAAGCGTTGTCTCAATTTTCGGAATTTCCGCAGTACACGCGGCAGATGCGGCTGCAAAAATTCAAGCCTCTGAAGTCGTTACACTCCCGTCCGACGCCGCTTACGGCGGTGGCGATAAAATCGGCTCGCAGCTGATTGCAGCCACATACAACGCCGGGAAAGGCCCAGGCATTTGGATTGTCGCCGATGGCGGTTACAGGCTCTACCACAACGGTTCACTCCTCGCCGAAGATAATCAGGCAGGCCGCGTGCGCTTTATCCCGATGACATTCCTGCCCGGCGAAAACGCCATTTCTGTCGTGAGCGTGAACGGCAAAGGCGCCCCGGGCGTTCTCGTGCAAATCGACGACCTCGACAAATCTTACTATTCCGGCAGTGGCTGGAAGTCAAAGCCCGTTGTCAGCAACAACTCCTGGAAAAATAAGGGCCGCGACCTCTCGCAATGGGGAGGCGCCACAACGCTTTCTTACGCAAACAACAAGCTCCCGAGTGGCAGTGCGCTCGAAAATTTCGCCACAAACACACAAGCGAAATGGATTTGGACAAGCGATGAATCCGACCCAACAGCAGTGCTTCTTTTCACGTTCAATGTGAAGGCCGAAGGCTTCGGTGTCACCACAACGGGTGGCGACGCAGGCAAAGTCGTTATCGCAAGCGATTCCGCAAGCATCCGCAAGTACTTGCAGAACAACGATGCGGTCACGATTCTCGTGCCCGAAGGCACTTACGACTTTAGGCAAATGCGCAATGCGGTGACCGAGGCGAACAAGCAAGGGCGTACTTGGTGCCGCACGACTTGTGGCGAGACGAACCGCGTGACAGGCAAGACGAACAAGTTCTACCGCATCGCCTTCGAGAAAAACAGTTGCGCGAGCCTCGGTGAATCCGGACTCGAAATCGTGAAGGAATCGGACAATCTGCAGGCGTGGAGCAACTGGATTACCACCAAGCCGAACAAGAGTCTCGTGGGCATGGGCCGTGGCGCAAATCTCCGCGGAGCATCCATCGCCGTGCGCAGTAACGAAGGTTCTGGGAACCACATCTACCGCAACCTCGCGATTTACGATGTGAACCCGCACTTGATCGAAGGCGGCGACGGCCTTGAAACCGTAGGCACCGCCAGCAAGCACGTAGACAAATTCTGGGCCGACCATATCAGCTACAAATGGATTTCCGATGGCATGGATATGGAATTTGTTGACAACGCCACCATCAGTTATCTCGATTTTGACGGAGCCAACGAATACAACTGCTGGGGTACCGACCCCTACATGGCACTTGTCGAAGATGCCCACCTGACATACGCGAATAACTACTGGCACAATACTTATGGCCGCGTGCCGAAGGTGACGGGCGAAAGCAACGGTTCGCAGGTGCATCTGTACAACCAGTATGTAGATTACAACCGCTTCTTTGTAGCGGGGGCGAATGGTCACAGCGCAAATGCGAAGGCCTACGTGCGCTACGAGAATAGCTATATCGACAACGGCCAAGGCTATTTGGCCGAATGGGGCGATAACGGCTACGTTTACTTTAGCGGAGTTACGTTCGGGAACGGCACCAAGCAACAGCACCGCTACAACGGCACCGTGAAAAGCGGAGTCCCACAAGCAGAAACATTCAACCCGAGCTACAGTTTTGAAAAGCGCAATGTCGCAGACCTCCCGAAAGAAATTCCGAACCTCTCGGGCGTGGGCGGACGCTACGGAAAAATGCCCGAATACAACCAAGGCTTTGGTCAAAGCAACAAGGCTGCAAGCGTAACGCTCACCGCACCTGCCGCTGGCGCAAAAATCACTGCAAACGCAGACGTGACCTTAAAAGCCGACGCCAAGGACAACGACGGCTCCGTGAAAAGCGTTGCATTCTACGTCGGCAACACGCTCGTCGGAACATCGACCACTGCGCCGTACCAGGTTACCGCCAAGAATCTCGCCGCAGGCACACATTCCGCAGTCGCCGTCGTGACGGACAATTCCGGACTCACATGGATGTCTGAATACGTGACGTTCACCGTCGAAGGCGCGGCAGAATCTAGCAGTTCAACAGTCGCTGAATCCAGCTCTAGCGAAGTTTCTTCATCGAGCGTCGCGGAATCTAGCTCCAGTGCGACACCCGCAAGCAGCTCCAGCGAAGGGACCATCGGCATCGCCTCCCCCATGCAGCGCGCGACCGAAGCCGAAGCAGGTTTCTACCGCATCTTTGACATTCAGGGACGCCCGCTGTACTCCGGCAATAGCAAGCCCGCCAAGATGCCCACCGCGCATGTCATCGTGATTGAATACTCC
- a CDS encoding glycosyl hydrolase 53 family protein: MFGLGKIIRKTALVLGAVAVAALARPYIVGVDVSWVLEDESLGAKYYDNGKQQDLFDILQNHGINFIRVRTFVNSCIGYAKNSYSGANSNVCWCDLEHTIALAKRIKAHNMGFFLDFHMSDTWASIGHQDVPASWAGKSNAEMGKLAYNHVKTTMDALMKAGLRPDMVQVGNEINSKVAGVSLSKTADFANIINSGVRAVRETDPSIKIVMQHGQPRPEKGFADWYNKIHANIDYDAICGSTYGTTNNGQDWRDMFGLVVKNKKAVLSCEYTGERTALVNSVFYEFGDLGWGTFVWEPTRYSKKPMFDRDGQKYTANARLRELRDIAKKYNATLPDWVKVGKTTQVKVPQVSVKTAASVGGHIEQSIVGDSVPQGSSLTLKAVPLNGWEFAGWKGDLTGKDAEATIKDIQKGINAQAEFKFIAKDSLHYEAENALYNATIFEDKHQGFSGKGYANLDNKIGSSITFGVCLPNDGEQQMRITFANGSTANRAVSVSVNGEVQVKSLDMPSTGEWTDWNDTIVILNMPAGASSVKIESLTEDGGPNIDKIEFIAAKKENTTAIAKKILQQNMNLRRSGKTFFVNGRSTGRDRASYIKIYTK, from the coding sequence ATGTTTGGATTGGGAAAAATTATCAGGAAAACGGCGCTGGTTCTGGGTGCCGTGGCAGTTGCGGCGCTTGCGCGCCCGTATATCGTGGGTGTCGATGTCTCGTGGGTGCTCGAAGATGAGTCGCTGGGGGCAAAGTACTACGATAACGGCAAGCAGCAGGACCTCTTTGATATCCTGCAGAATCATGGAATCAACTTTATCCGCGTGCGTACCTTCGTGAATTCGTGCATCGGCTATGCGAAGAACAGCTACTCTGGCGCAAATTCCAACGTGTGTTGGTGCGACCTGGAACATACCATCGCGCTCGCTAAGCGCATCAAGGCGCACAATATGGGATTCTTCCTCGATTTCCACATGAGTGACACGTGGGCTTCCATCGGTCACCAGGATGTTCCGGCCTCTTGGGCGGGCAAAAGCAATGCCGAGATGGGCAAGCTCGCCTATAATCACGTGAAGACGACCATGGACGCGCTCATGAAGGCGGGACTTCGCCCCGACATGGTGCAGGTGGGCAACGAAATCAACTCGAAGGTGGCGGGCGTTTCACTGAGCAAGACGGCGGACTTCGCGAACATCATCAATTCGGGCGTGCGTGCGGTGCGCGAGACGGATCCTTCTATCAAGATTGTGATGCAGCATGGCCAGCCGCGCCCCGAGAAGGGTTTTGCGGATTGGTACAACAAGATTCACGCGAATATCGACTACGATGCCATTTGCGGTTCCACCTACGGTACCACGAACAACGGGCAGGATTGGCGAGATATGTTCGGGCTCGTGGTCAAGAACAAGAAGGCGGTGCTGAGCTGCGAATATACGGGCGAACGCACGGCCCTCGTGAACTCGGTGTTCTATGAATTTGGCGACCTGGGCTGGGGAACCTTCGTGTGGGAGCCGACCCGTTACAGCAAAAAACCGATGTTTGATCGCGATGGCCAGAAATACACGGCGAATGCGCGCCTTAGGGAACTGCGCGATATCGCAAAAAAATACAACGCGACGCTTCCGGACTGGGTAAAGGTCGGTAAAACGACCCAAGTAAAAGTTCCGCAGGTTTCCGTAAAGACAGCAGCATCAGTCGGTGGACACATTGAGCAAAGCATCGTCGGCGATTCCGTCCCTCAGGGTTCCTCTCTCACCCTGAAGGCGGTTCCGCTGAACGGCTGGGAATTTGCAGGCTGGAAAGGCGACCTCACCGGGAAAGACGCAGAAGCCACCATCAAGGACATTCAAAAAGGAATTAACGCACAAGCCGAATTCAAGTTCATCGCAAAAGATTCGCTCCACTACGAAGCTGAAAACGCCTTGTACAACGCAACAATTTTTGAAGACAAGCATCAGGGATTTTCTGGGAAAGGCTACGCCAATTTAGACAACAAAATAGGATCTTCAATCACCTTTGGCGTATGCCTTCCCAACGATGGCGAACAGCAAATGAGGATAACTTTCGCAAATGGTTCTACAGCGAATCGCGCCGTAAGCGTTTCCGTCAATGGAGAGGTTCAGGTAAAGTCTCTTGACATGCCTTCAACAGGTGAATGGACTGATTGGAACGATACAATCGTCATACTCAACATGCCCGCCGGAGCAAGCTCCGTGAAGATCGAATCCTTGACAGAAGACGGTGGCCCAAACATTGACAAGATTGAATTCATTGCCGCAAAGAAAGAAAATACAACTGCAATAGCGAAAAAAATCTTGCAGCAGAACATGAACCTGCGCAGAAGTGGCAAGACATTCTTTGTGAATGGCCGCAGCACGGGACGCGACAGGGCTTCCTACATTAAAATTTATACAAAATAA
- a CDS encoding TIGR02147 family protein → MGEKKLGKKIFEYLDYREFLKDYYNAKKEANPAFSLRVFSDKIGFKAKDFISRVMNGDKNLSSASIPKVASGLRLGKHETEFFIGLVKFNQAETMDERNAAFEEMQAALKVVRFSEKQHILGHAQYMVYSHWRHLIIRSLIGMFGFDGDYEALAKMVHPHVTADEAKKSVKLLEDCELIKKGDDGKYVLTESAISTGNRTSKLALRGFHQHCLKLAADSIDRDPPGSRHVSGLTLGISQEGYERIVERINAFRKEIALIAEEDKNSDKVFQLQFALFPVGGK, encoded by the coding sequence ATGGGCGAAAAGAAACTAGGGAAAAAAATCTTCGAATACCTGGACTACCGGGAGTTTTTGAAAGATTATTACAACGCAAAGAAGGAGGCGAACCCTGCCTTTTCGCTCCGCGTTTTCTCGGATAAAATCGGGTTCAAGGCCAAAGATTTCATCAGTCGAGTGATGAACGGTGACAAGAATCTTTCGAGCGCGAGCATCCCGAAAGTGGCTTCTGGGCTGCGCCTGGGCAAGCACGAGACCGAGTTTTTTATTGGGCTTGTGAAGTTCAATCAGGCGGAAACGATGGACGAGCGTAATGCCGCGTTTGAAGAAATGCAGGCGGCGCTCAAGGTGGTGCGCTTTTCCGAGAAACAGCATATTCTCGGGCATGCGCAGTACATGGTGTATTCGCATTGGCGGCACCTGATTATTCGCAGTCTTATCGGCATGTTCGGTTTTGATGGCGATTATGAAGCGCTTGCGAAAATGGTCCACCCGCATGTGACGGCGGACGAAGCCAAAAAATCGGTCAAGTTGCTCGAAGACTGTGAACTTATCAAGAAAGGGGATGACGGCAAATACGTGCTCACCGAGAGCGCGATTAGCACGGGGAACCGCACGTCAAAACTTGCGCTGCGCGGTTTCCACCAGCATTGTCTAAAGCTTGCTGCGGATTCTATTGATCGCGATCCGCCGGGCTCGCGTCACGTTTCTGGGCTTACGCTAGGCATTAGCCAGGAAGGTTACGAACGCATCGTGGAGCGCATCAACGCCTTCCGCAAGGAAATTGCGCTCATCGCCGAAGAAGATAAGAATTCAGATAAAGTTTTTCAGTTGCAATTTGCGCTGTTCCCTGTCGGCGGAAAATAA
- a CDS encoding SGNH/GDSL hydrolase family protein — translation MGWTKYTSAFALAAVATYAADSYKFDFGDGPVKAGYTQVKSNTKFDTSRGYGFESGKVTSVDRLWDDELQTDFLTTDGSMTFSVVLPQGNYEVKFIFGDGENESETTVWAENRKLIFDRVTTAGAVFSTQSVSLRRMETKSIDGKVTMSIKDREKSYYTWDNKLTFVITGKAPAVAGLEITPKSDVTTLWLCGNSTVVDQMTAPWAGWGQMASGFFKSSVAVANYAESGLTASGFYSMKRLAKILAEVKKGDYVTVQFAHNDQKNANDVANYEATLTKYANEIKAKGAIPLFVTSTARQGELDPKTSVGGLPEKMRALGKKLGVTVLDLNQHTVNLQKALGNNKEKLYMYTAKDKTHFCEYGAYELARAMMEEIKAKVPALAKHLRDDHEAFNSNKPDPLDVLSLKKAPITEGGLVEIEPENLPTDTAKVDTVANDSTAISTADSTKNDSTTILRSATIAEALTVNFNRMHKTISVHHGNRGGQIQLFDSLGKEVFNSTFNRGNSAETFNLPPQIGRGIYYLKVLSGSITKIQRLKIAR, via the coding sequence ATGGGATGGACAAAATACACAAGCGCATTCGCTCTTGCGGCTGTTGCAACATACGCAGCAGACAGCTACAAGTTTGACTTCGGAGACGGACCCGTAAAGGCAGGCTACACGCAAGTCAAGAGCAATACGAAATTCGACACCTCGCGTGGATACGGTTTTGAATCGGGCAAGGTCACATCCGTTGATCGTCTTTGGGACGATGAACTTCAAACGGATTTCTTGACGACAGACGGATCCATGACTTTCTCGGTAGTGCTTCCGCAAGGAAATTACGAGGTCAAGTTCATTTTCGGTGACGGCGAGAACGAAAGCGAAACAACTGTATGGGCCGAAAATCGCAAGCTGATTTTTGACCGCGTGACGACTGCGGGCGCCGTGTTCAGTACGCAGAGCGTTTCGCTCCGCCGTATGGAAACGAAAAGCATTGACGGCAAGGTAACGATGAGTATCAAGGACCGCGAAAAAAGCTACTACACCTGGGATAACAAGCTGACTTTCGTTATCACAGGCAAGGCTCCCGCTGTAGCCGGACTTGAAATCACGCCAAAATCCGATGTGACAACCTTATGGCTCTGCGGAAACTCCACCGTTGTTGACCAAATGACCGCTCCGTGGGCGGGATGGGGCCAAATGGCATCCGGCTTTTTCAAGTCATCGGTTGCTGTGGCAAATTACGCCGAATCAGGGCTTACCGCAAGCGGATTCTATAGTATGAAACGCTTGGCAAAAATTCTTGCCGAGGTCAAGAAGGGCGACTATGTGACAGTGCAATTTGCGCATAACGACCAGAAGAACGCCAATGATGTCGCCAATTACGAAGCTACGCTCACTAAGTACGCAAACGAAATCAAGGCAAAGGGGGCAATTCCCCTGTTCGTTACCTCGACAGCACGCCAGGGAGAACTCGACCCGAAAACAAGTGTCGGAGGCCTCCCAGAAAAAATGCGTGCGCTTGGCAAAAAGCTTGGCGTAACGGTTCTGGATTTGAACCAACATACCGTCAATTTGCAGAAGGCGCTCGGCAACAACAAGGAAAAGCTTTACATGTACACAGCAAAGGACAAGACCCATTTCTGCGAATATGGAGCTTATGAACTTGCCCGTGCCATGATGGAAGAAATCAAGGCAAAAGTTCCCGCACTTGCAAAGCATTTGCGTGATGACCACGAAGCTTTCAACTCCAATAAGCCAGATCCGCTTGATGTTCTGTCCCTCAAAAAAGCCCCCATTACCGAAGGCGGACTTGTAGAAATTGAACCGGAGAATCTTCCAACAGACACCGCAAAAGTTGACACGGTTGCAAACGACTCTACTGCAATTTCAACGGCAGATTCCACAAAGAACGATTCCACCACGATACTTCGTAGCGCAACAATTGCCGAAGCATTAACCGTAAATTTCAACAGAATGCATAAAACCATATCCGTACATCACGGGAACAGGGGCGGACAAATTCAGCTTTTTGATTCGCTAGGTAAAGAAGTTTTTAATTCAACATTTAACCGAGGCAATTCAGCAGAAACGTTTAATTTGCCACCACAAATAGGCAGAGGTATTTATTACCTCAAAGTACTATCTGGCAGCATCACAAAAATACAGCGTCTCAAAATAGCTCGATAA